The following proteins are co-located in the Candidatus Competibacteraceae bacterium genome:
- the rpoZ gene encoding DNA-directed RNA polymerase subunit omega — protein MARITVEDCLDRVDNRFELVLIAARRARDLALGREALVPWENDKPTVVALRELAEGKIDHLIQEKYRQMHAAPEAESPLATPSEPPPEPG, from the coding sequence ATGGCTCGAATCACCGTTGAAGACTGTTTGGATCGGGTGGACAACCGCTTCGAACTGGTGCTGATCGCCGCGCGCCGCGCCCGCGATCTGGCGCTGGGACGGGAAGCACTGGTCCCCTGGGAAAACGACAAACCCACCGTCGTCGCGTTGCGGGAACTGGCCGAAGGCAAGATCGATCATCTGATCCAGGAAAAATACCGCCAGATGCATGCCGCTCCCGAGGCCGAGTCGCCGCTTGCCACCCCCAGCGAGCCTCCGCCCGAGCCGGGCTGA
- the gmk gene encoding guanylate kinase yields MNAGTLYIVAAPSGAGKTSLVKSLVETTPEVAVSVSHTTRPLRPGERDGVHYHFVSPDTFARMIAEDAFLEQAQVFSHRYGTSRAAVMSQLQAGRDVILEIDWQGARQVRALWPDSTTIFILPPSRQALRERLAGRGQDGPEVIEQRMAAALDELSHYAEFDYLVVNDQFAVALDALRAIVIAQRQRRVAQLERQRELLRSLLS; encoded by the coding sequence ATGAACGCCGGAACCCTGTACATCGTCGCCGCCCCCTCCGGAGCGGGCAAAACCAGCTTGGTCAAAAGTTTGGTGGAAACCACGCCGGAAGTCGCCGTCTCGGTTTCCCACACCACTCGACCGCTTCGTCCCGGCGAGCGAGATGGCGTCCACTACCACTTCGTGTCCCCCGATACCTTTGCGAGGATGATCGCCGAGGATGCGTTCCTGGAGCAGGCTCAGGTATTCAGCCACCGCTACGGTACCAGTCGCGCCGCGGTCATGTCCCAGTTGCAAGCCGGGCGGGATGTGATCCTGGAAATCGACTGGCAGGGCGCCCGCCAAGTGCGGGCGCTGTGGCCGGACAGCACGACGATTTTCATTCTGCCGCCATCCCGGCAGGCCCTGCGCGAGCGTCTCGCGGGGCGCGGTCAGGATGGCCCCGAGGTCATCGAACAGCGCATGGCGGCGGCGCTGGACGAATTGTCGCACTACGCCGAGTTCGATTATCTGGTGGTTAACGACCAATTCGCGGTAGCGCTGGACGCGCTGCGCGCCATTGTGATCGCCCAACGCCAGCGTCGGGTGGCGCAACTGGAGCGGCAGCGGGAACTGCTCCGGTCGCTGTTGTCTTAA
- the spoT gene encoding bifunctional GTP diphosphokinase/guanosine-3',5'-bis pyrophosphate 3'-pyrophosphohydrolase has protein sequence MRKLAVDDEWLDDLRLRIDDLCAIASGYLEPDQVERLRDACGFAAEAHAGIYRKSGEPYIFHPLAVARILANVRFDYITLQAALLHDVIEDTHYSKEQLSARFGPEVADLVDGVSKLTQIQFNSKLEAQAENFRKMFLAMAKDLRVIMIKLADRLHNMRTLGAMRPESRRRIARETLEIYAPIAGRLGMNHLRQELENLGFSHLHPLRFRVLQDAVRKLSGNRREIVGQLESRIQTRLEEESIQARVMGRGKHLWGIYRKMHGKHLPFKDVYDVYAVRVVVDTVDTCYRVLGVMHNLYKPYMNRFKDYIAIPKANGYQSLHTVLFGPNSVPIEVQIRTEEMHVMAEVGVAAHWRYKSGDGQGSHTQQRAREWLQKLLDMQRRAGNPVEFLESVKVDLFPDEVYVFTPRGEIVDLPRGATAVDFAYAIHSDVGNTCVGAKVDRRLVPLRTPLTTGQTVEVIITPTARPNPAWLNFVVTAKARSSIRHYLKHLRREEAVLLGKRLLEKALAGRVGGLGELPAERVQTLLLEFNLSDFNGLLADIGLGNRFAALIAKRLLPEDGEDEVRPPEDIDAQPLLIKGTEGTVVGFGKCCRPLPGDPIIGYLNAGRGIVIHRDNCKNVASYKKNPEKWIEVEWEQQSGADFSAELRLEVANKRGVLATIAAAISATDTNIETINTTERDGNTTTVHLLLNVRDRAQLARVMRQLRTLPETLKLARRG, from the coding sequence CTGCGGAAACTGGCTGTCGACGACGAATGGCTGGACGATTTGCGTCTCCGCATCGACGACCTCTGTGCCATCGCCAGCGGATATCTCGAACCCGACCAGGTCGAGCGCCTGCGCGATGCCTGCGGTTTTGCCGCCGAGGCGCATGCCGGCATCTACCGCAAGAGCGGCGAACCTTACATCTTTCACCCGTTGGCGGTGGCCCGCATTCTCGCCAACGTCCGCTTCGACTACATCACGCTGCAGGCGGCCTTGCTGCACGATGTCATCGAAGACACCCATTACAGCAAGGAGCAGCTCAGCGCCCGTTTCGGACCGGAGGTCGCCGATCTGGTGGACGGCGTCAGCAAGCTGACCCAGATCCAGTTCAACTCCAAACTGGAAGCGCAGGCCGAAAACTTCCGCAAGATGTTCCTGGCCATGGCCAAGGATCTGCGGGTGATCATGATCAAGCTGGCCGACCGCTTGCACAACATGCGCACTCTCGGCGCCATGCGCCCGGAATCGCGCCGCCGCATCGCCCGCGAAACGCTGGAAATCTACGCGCCCATCGCCGGCCGCTTGGGCATGAACCACCTGCGCCAGGAGTTGGAAAACCTCGGCTTTAGCCACCTGCACCCGCTGCGCTTTCGGGTGTTGCAGGATGCGGTGCGCAAGCTGAGCGGTAACCGCCGGGAGATTGTCGGCCAGCTCGAAAGCCGCATTCAAACCCGCCTTGAAGAAGAAAGCATTCAGGCCCGGGTCATGGGCCGCGGCAAGCATTTATGGGGTATCTACCGAAAGATGCATGGCAAGCACCTGCCGTTCAAGGATGTCTACGACGTCTACGCGGTGCGGGTCGTGGTCGACACCGTGGATACCTGCTATCGGGTGCTGGGGGTGATGCATAACCTGTACAAACCGTACATGAACCGGTTCAAGGACTACATCGCCATCCCCAAGGCCAACGGCTATCAGTCGCTGCACACGGTGTTGTTCGGCCCCAACAGCGTCCCGATCGAAGTGCAGATCCGCACCGAGGAAATGCATGTCATGGCCGAGGTCGGCGTCGCCGCGCACTGGCGCTACAAATCCGGCGACGGCCAGGGTAGCCACACCCAGCAGCGCGCCCGCGAGTGGTTGCAAAAGCTGTTGGATATGCAGCGCCGCGCCGGTAACCCGGTGGAATTCCTGGAAAGCGTCAAGGTGGATCTGTTCCCGGACGAGGTCTACGTGTTCACCCCGCGCGGCGAGATCGTCGATCTGCCGCGCGGCGCCACCGCGGTGGACTTCGCCTACGCCATCCACTCCGATGTCGGCAATACCTGCGTGGGCGCCAAGGTGGACCGGCGACTGGTGCCGCTGCGTACGCCGCTGACCACCGGCCAGACCGTCGAGGTGATCATTACACCCACCGCCCGCCCCAATCCGGCTTGGCTCAACTTCGTGGTCACCGCCAAGGCACGCTCCAGCATCCGCCATTACCTCAAGCACCTACGGCGCGAGGAGGCGGTCCTGCTCGGTAAGCGCTTGTTGGAAAAGGCGTTGGCCGGACGCGTTGGCGGGTTGGGCGAACTGCCGGCGGAGCGGGTCCAGACACTCCTGCTGGAGTTCAACCTAAGCGATTTCAACGGCTTGCTGGCCGATATCGGCCTGGGCAACCGCTTTGCGGCACTGATCGCCAAGCGGCTGTTGCCGGAAGATGGCGAGGACGAAGTCCGTCCGCCGGAGGACATCGACGCCCAGCCATTGCTGATCAAGGGTACCGAGGGTACGGTGGTCGGTTTCGGCAAGTGCTGCCGGCCGCTGCCGGGCGATCCCATCATCGGTTACCTCAACGCCGGGCGTGGCATCGTTATCCACCGGGACAATTGTAAAAACGTCGCCAGCTACAAGAAAAACCCCGAGAAATGGATCGAGGTGGAATGGGAGCAACAATCCGGTGCCGACTTTAGCGCCGAACTGCGGCTCGAGGTGGCTAACAAACGCGGAGTGCTGGCCACCATCGCCGCCGCCATCTCCGCCACCGACACCAATATCGAGACCATCAACACCACGGAACGGGACGGCAACACCACCACCGTGCATCTGCTGCTCAACGTCCGCGACCGGGCGCAACTGGCCCGAGTGATGCGCCAGTTACGCACTTTGCCGGAAACGCTAAAGCTGGCCCGGCGCGGCTAA
- a CDS encoding MerR family transcriptional regulator, with amino-acid sequence MRTNNGNHGLPGEGLVPIRTVSSLTGVNSVTLRAWERRYDLIKPIRTPKGHRLYTMADVKMINRVVALLDNGMSIGQVRQVLETGQACLDPPPVAPPDLDPWPTNQRRLLRAIIEFDDGVLNEVYNEILALYPVDIVTSRLIVPLLRELGERWSQGEGSIAEEHFFSMFLRNKLGARFHHLGRGRQGPKLLAACLPGERHEVGLLLFALAALDWNYRVVLLGPNTPLEELPPVAARASTQAIVLSGSVEAAATAIEHDLPQLCRAVSIPVFIGGRIAGRHPVAIRAAGAIPLGDDLNLALRGIDATLTRR; translated from the coding sequence ATGCGGACGAACAACGGCAACCACGGCTTACCCGGCGAAGGACTGGTCCCCATTCGCACGGTTTCCAGCCTGACCGGGGTGAATTCGGTGACGCTGCGCGCTTGGGAGCGCCGCTACGACCTGATCAAACCCATTCGCACTCCCAAAGGCCATCGCCTGTATACCATGGCCGACGTGAAAATGATCAATCGGGTGGTCGCGCTGCTGGACAACGGCATGTCCATCGGCCAGGTACGCCAAGTGCTGGAAACCGGGCAGGCGTGCCTCGACCCACCGCCGGTCGCCCCGCCGGACCTCGACCCTTGGCCAACCAACCAACGCCGCCTGCTGCGGGCAATCATCGAGTTCGATGACGGCGTGTTGAACGAGGTCTACAACGAAATCCTCGCGCTGTATCCCGTGGACATTGTCACCAGCCGGCTGATCGTGCCGCTGCTGCGGGAATTGGGCGAACGATGGTCGCAAGGCGAGGGTAGCATTGCCGAGGAGCATTTCTTCAGCATGTTTCTGCGCAACAAGCTGGGGGCGCGTTTCCATCATCTGGGTCGAGGTCGGCAGGGTCCAAAGCTACTGGCGGCCTGCTTGCCGGGCGAGCGACACGAAGTCGGTCTGCTGCTGTTCGCCTTGGCGGCGCTGGACTGGAACTACCGGGTGGTGCTACTGGGTCCGAATACGCCGCTGGAGGAATTGCCGCCGGTGGCGGCACGCGCCTCGACCCAGGCCATTGTCCTGTCCGGCTCGGTGGAAGCCGCCGCGACGGCGATCGAGCACGACCTGCCGCAACTGTGTCGCGCGGTGTCGATCCCGGTTTTTATCGGCGGCCGGATTGCTGGACGTCATCCAGTCGCCATACGCGCCGCCGGAGCGATTCCGCTGGGCGACGATCTCAATCTGGCGCTGCGCGGGATCGACGCGACACTGACCCGCCGCTGA
- the plsY gene encoding glycerol-3-phosphate 1-O-acyltransferase PlsY, with product MLTNLLFVVLGYLAGSISTAILVCRAMGLPDPRSEGSRNPGATNVLRFGGKKAAAITLAGDFAKGLLPVLLARLADVGEMGLALTALAAFLGHLYPVFFGFEGGKGVATAFGAILGLSYLVALAAFATWLFMAFVVRVSSLSALTAAALTPLLAWGFGVPDTYLAAVLVMVALLVWRHRSNIRQLLAGTEDKIGTDRP from the coding sequence ATGCTCACAAACCTGTTGTTTGTCGTTCTCGGCTATCTGGCCGGTTCGATTTCCACCGCCATCCTGGTCTGCCGGGCGATGGGACTGCCCGACCCGCGCAGCGAAGGGTCGCGCAACCCCGGCGCCACCAACGTGCTGCGCTTCGGTGGCAAGAAGGCCGCCGCCATTACCCTGGCCGGCGACTTTGCCAAAGGACTGCTGCCGGTGCTGCTGGCACGGCTGGCGGATGTGGGGGAAATGGGATTGGCCCTGACCGCGCTGGCGGCGTTTCTGGGGCATCTCTATCCGGTATTCTTCGGCTTCGAGGGTGGCAAGGGCGTGGCGACCGCGTTCGGGGCGATACTCGGCCTCTCGTATCTGGTGGCGCTGGCGGCGTTCGCTACCTGGTTGTTCATGGCCTTCGTGGTCCGCGTTTCTTCGCTGTCGGCCTTGACCGCCGCCGCGCTGACCCCGCTGCTCGCCTGGGGATTCGGAGTGCCGGACACCTACCTTGCCGCCGTGCTGGTCATGGTGGCGCTGCTGGTCTGGCGGCACCGCTCCAACATTCGCCAACTGCTGGCTGGCACCGAAGATAAGATCGGCACCGACCGACCATGA
- a CDS encoding TIGR04211 family SH3 domain-containing protein, protein MPALAQTQAADQARSATYVSDLLDVPLRAGASNRYKIIGAVRSGTAIDVLKVDAVKGYTQIRTPTGVKGWLPSAQVTDTPSSREQLAGVRQNLEQLQSRNVDLKQHLEEVVGKPGEENLSYPRLYDEALRLRQQLAQYRKVSADTVAIDERNKMLQEQAVVLERELQLVQQENRALRDDNDNLRFLMGAVLLGACLLLAVMMPRIREQRREQWSRL, encoded by the coding sequence ATGCCAGCCCTGGCTCAAACACAAGCGGCAGATCAGGCGCGATCCGCCACCTATGTCAGCGATTTGCTGGACGTCCCGCTGCGCGCGGGCGCTTCCAACCGCTACAAGATCATCGGCGCGGTGCGCAGCGGCACCGCCATCGACGTGCTGAAAGTGGATGCGGTCAAGGGCTATACCCAGATCCGCACGCCAACCGGGGTCAAGGGTTGGCTGCCTAGCGCCCAGGTCACCGACACCCCAAGCAGCCGGGAGCAACTCGCCGGTGTCCGTCAGAATCTGGAGCAATTGCAGAGTCGGAATGTGGATCTCAAACAACATCTGGAAGAGGTGGTCGGCAAGCCGGGAGAAGAGAATCTCAGCTATCCGCGGCTGTACGACGAAGCGCTGCGGTTGCGCCAGCAATTGGCGCAATACCGCAAGGTGTCGGCCGATACGGTGGCGATCGACGAGCGCAACAAGATGTTGCAGGAACAGGCTGTGGTCCTGGAACGGGAACTGCAACTGGTCCAGCAGGAAAATCGGGCGCTGCGCGACGACAACGACAACCTGCGGTTTCTGATGGGCGCGGTACTGCTGGGTGCCTGCCTGTTACTGGCTGTGATGATGCCGCGTATCCGGGAGCAGCGGCGCGAACAGTGGAGCCGGTTGTAA
- a CDS encoding glutathione peroxidase, which yields MPHVLVLLILALAPLRMALTDDCPANLDFRMRPLASDRAESLCERYAGKVLLVVNTASQCGFTPQYQGLDALYDRYRKQGLVVLGFPSNDFAQEPGGEKDIQNFCRLNYGVRFPMYEKIGVSSAAAHPFYHQLAAGGDGYPQWNFYKYLLDRNGVVVALFPSRTRPDDPQLIAAIEQLL from the coding sequence ATGCCGCATGTTCTGGTTCTATTGATCCTGGCACTCGCGCCGTTGCGAATGGCATTGACCGACGATTGCCCGGCCAACCTCGATTTTCGGATGCGCCCGCTCGCCAGCGACCGCGCCGAATCCCTGTGCGAGCGATATGCCGGCAAGGTGCTGCTGGTGGTCAATACCGCCAGCCAGTGCGGGTTTACGCCGCAGTACCAAGGATTGGATGCTCTGTACGACCGTTACCGCAAGCAAGGGCTGGTGGTACTGGGGTTTCCGTCCAATGATTTCGCCCAGGAGCCGGGCGGCGAAAAGGACATCCAGAATTTCTGCCGGCTGAACTACGGCGTGCGATTCCCGATGTATGAAAAGATCGGTGTATCCAGCGCGGCGGCTCACCCCTTCTACCACCAGTTGGCCGCGGGTGGCGACGGTTACCCGCAATGGAATTTCTACAAATATCTGCTGGATCGCAACGGCGTGGTGGTGGCGCTGTTTCCATCCCGAACTCGCCCGGACGACCCGCAATTGATCGCGGCCATCGAGCAACTGCTTTAA
- a CDS encoding glutamate--cysteine ligase, with translation MGQEIAYSQFTHRDFERFGERLRRETAILHDWLRERRFAPVSGVAGFEVEAWLVDRAGQPAPLNQAFLERMADPLVVPELSVFNIELNTPPLALHGGALRRMHGNLESLWQRCQRVAADLDATVALIGILPTLRDTDLSVEHMSNQERYRAINDQILRRRHGQPMQLAIHGTETLRLSHPDVMLEAATTSFQAHLQVVPEQAAAFFNAALALSAPLVAATANSPLLFGKVLWEETRIRLFEQGVDLPGGASADNPAYRRVTFGNDYIRNSLLELFAENLTHYPPLLPVDLSAEPIGQLPHLRLHNGTIWRWNRPLLGFEADGAPHLRIEHRVMPAGPSIPDLIANAALYYGLVHALARAVPPVSTALPFALSRANFYAAARDGLRAEIVWLNGRRASLRQLLLEELLPLARRGLRALEIDAADVEAYLDIVAARVDSGRTGSDWQRRFLARHGPDLNELTLAYLARQRSGRPVHEWAD, from the coding sequence ATGGGTCAGGAAATCGCCTACTCCCAATTCACCCACCGGGATTTCGAGCGGTTTGGGGAACGGCTGCGCCGGGAAACGGCCATCCTGCACGACTGGTTGCGGGAACGGCGTTTCGCCCCGGTCAGCGGCGTCGCGGGCTTCGAGGTCGAGGCGTGGCTGGTGGATCGGGCCGGCCAGCCGGCACCGCTCAACCAGGCATTTCTGGAGCGGATGGCCGATCCGCTGGTGGTGCCGGAACTGAGCGTGTTCAACATCGAACTCAATACCCCACCGCTGGCGCTGCACGGCGGCGCGCTGCGACGGATGCACGGCAACCTCGAAAGCCTGTGGCAACGCTGCCAGCGAGTCGCCGCCGATCTGGACGCCACCGTGGCGCTGATCGGCATCCTGCCGACTCTGCGCGACACGGATCTGAGCGTGGAACACATGTCGAACCAGGAGCGCTACCGGGCCATCAACGATCAGATCCTGCGGCGGCGGCACGGCCAGCCAATGCAGTTGGCTATCCACGGCACGGAAACCCTGCGTCTTTCCCATCCCGACGTGATGCTGGAAGCCGCCACCACCTCGTTTCAGGCGCACTTGCAAGTCGTACCCGAGCAAGCCGCCGCCTTCTTCAATGCCGCGCTGGCGCTGTCGGCGCCACTGGTGGCCGCCACCGCCAACTCGCCGCTGCTGTTCGGCAAGGTGCTTTGGGAAGAAACCCGGATCCGGCTGTTCGAACAGGGCGTGGATCTACCGGGCGGAGCCAGCGCCGACAATCCGGCCTACCGCCGGGTGACCTTCGGGAACGATTACATCCGGAACTCGCTGCTGGAACTGTTCGCGGAAAACCTGACGCACTACCCGCCCTTGCTGCCGGTCGATCTCAGCGCGGAACCAATCGGCCAACTGCCACACCTGCGCCTGCACAACGGTACGATCTGGCGCTGGAACCGACCGCTGCTGGGCTTCGAGGCCGACGGCGCGCCGCACCTGCGCATCGAACACCGGGTGATGCCGGCCGGTCCCAGCATTCCCGACCTGATCGCCAACGCGGCGCTGTACTACGGACTGGTTCACGCACTGGCGCGGGCGGTGCCGCCGGTATCGACGGCGCTGCCTTTCGCCTTGAGCCGGGCGAATTTCTACGCGGCGGCGCGGGACGGGTTGCGGGCCGAGATCGTGTGGTTGAACGGCCGGCGCGCATCGTTGCGGCAACTGCTGCTGGAGGAACTGCTGCCGCTGGCCCGGCGCGGGCTGCGGGCGCTGGAGATCGACGCGGCGGATGTGGAAGCGTATCTGGATATCGTCGCGGCGCGGGTGGATAGCGGTCGCACCGGCTCGGACTGGCAGCGGCGCTTTCTCGCTCGCCACGGACCGGATCTGAACGAGCTGACCCTGGCCTATCTGGCGCGGCAGCGGAGTGGTAGGCCGGTGCATGAGTGGGCGGATTAG
- a CDS encoding DUF3429 domain-containing protein, with protein MNSTVSAHSNTAQTTAIPAAALWLGGTGLIPFIAPVAALWLGPAEWRDLAWLALHTYAAVILGFTGAVGWGAALRESDAGRLWRAMAWSVVPALLAWVALWLPHHQGVALLLLGFAAQYAMDRRAVATGCLPDWYGRLRRVLTAGVTACLALALARTF; from the coding sequence ATGAACTCGACCGTATCCGCGCACTCCAACACCGCCCAGACGACCGCTATTCCCGCTGCCGCATTATGGCTGGGCGGGACGGGGCTGATTCCCTTCATCGCGCCGGTCGCCGCGCTGTGGCTGGGGCCGGCGGAGTGGCGGGATTTGGCCTGGCTGGCGCTGCACACCTACGCCGCCGTCATCCTCGGCTTTACCGGCGCCGTCGGCTGGGGCGCGGCGTTGCGAGAGAGCGATGCCGGCCGGCTGTGGCGGGCGATGGCTTGGAGCGTGGTGCCGGCCCTGCTGGCCTGGGTGGCACTGTGGCTGCCGCATCATCAGGGCGTGGCGTTGCTGCTACTCGGCTTTGCCGCGCAGTATGCGATGGACCGCCGCGCCGTGGCGACCGGTTGCTTACCGGACTGGTACGGCCGATTGCGGCGGGTGCTGACGGCGGGCGTGACGGCCTGTCTGGCGCTGGCGCTGGCGCGAACGTTCTAA
- a CDS encoding SAM-dependent methyltransferase, which produces MLPASNPLDRLPAPDPAAAAHSARLLDRIRTEITAAGGAISFARFMDLALYAPGLGYYRAGARKFGPDGDFVTAPELSPLFSRCLARQCQPILEALGGGALLEFGAGTGIMAADLLRELHALEALPERYAILELSGELHQRQRQTLAERVPDLLDRVVWLEALPDPGLRGVVLANEVLDALPVERFHITEAGPRRLAVTWKETGLDWVEGDEDPEITAAVARIEQELGWRLPPGYTSEYVPHLDAWLGAIAETLTAGALLFVDYGYPRRDYYHPERVTGTLLCHYRHRVHDDPLILPGLQDITASVDFSAVADAALVAGLDVAGYTAQNYFLFGCGLMDLLADADPADTLRYLEQTRQVKLLTLPGEMGERFQAIALTRGLDLPLRGFAMRDERGRL; this is translated from the coding sequence ATGCTTCCAGCTTCCAACCCGCTCGATCGCCTGCCCGCGCCCGACCCCGCCGCCGCCGCGCACAGCGCCCGGCTACTCGACCGGATTCGCACCGAAATCACCGCGGCTGGTGGCGCCATCTCCTTTGCCCGGTTCATGGATCTGGCGCTGTATGCCCCTGGTCTGGGCTATTACCGGGCCGGCGCCCGCAAGTTCGGCCCGGACGGCGATTTCGTCACCGCTCCGGAATTGTCGCCGCTGTTCTCGCGCTGTCTGGCGCGTCAATGCCAGCCGATTCTGGAGGCGCTGGGGGGTGGCGCCCTGCTCGAATTCGGTGCCGGCACCGGCATCATGGCCGCCGACCTGCTGCGGGAACTGCATGCACTGGAGGCCCTGCCGGAGCGTTACGCCATCCTGGAACTGAGCGGCGAGTTGCACCAGCGCCAACGCCAGACCCTGGCGGAACGGGTGCCCGATCTGCTGGACCGCGTGGTCTGGCTGGAGGCGTTGCCGGACCCGGGCCTGCGCGGCGTGGTGTTGGCCAACGAGGTGCTGGACGCTCTGCCGGTCGAACGCTTCCACATCACCGAGGCGGGGCCACGCCGACTGGCGGTGACCTGGAAAGAAACGGGGCTGGATTGGGTGGAAGGCGACGAAGATCCCGAAATAACCGCCGCCGTCGCCCGCATCGAACAGGAACTGGGTTGGCGCCTGCCGCCAGGCTACACCTCCGAATACGTGCCCCATCTGGATGCCTGGCTGGGCGCCATCGCCGAAACGCTGACGGCGGGCGCGCTGCTGTTCGTCGATTACGGTTATCCGCGCCGGGACTACTACCACCCCGAACGCGTGACCGGCACCTTGCTCTGCCATTACCGTCACCGTGTTCACGACGATCCGCTGATTCTGCCCGGCTTGCAGGACATCACCGCCAGCGTGGACTTCAGCGCCGTGGCCGACGCCGCGCTCGTCGCCGGGCTGGACGTGGCCGGCTACACCGCCCAGAACTACTTTCTGTTCGGCTGCGGCCTCATGGATCTGCTGGCCGACGCGGACCCCGCCGACACGCTCCGTTACCTGGAGCAGACCCGTCAGGTCAAGCTGTTGACCCTGCCCGGCGAAATGGGCGAACGCTTCCAGGCCATCGCCTTGACGCGCGGCCTCGACCTGCCGTTGCGCGGTTTCGCCATGCGGGACGAGCGCGGGCGGCTATAG
- the folB gene encoding dihydroneopterin aldolase, whose protein sequence is MDIIFIRELRIETLIGVHPWERQARRNLLLDLELGTDIRPAAESDRLADTLDYQAMAQRIAALAAASDFQLLETLAERIAELLLREFAAPWLRLTLRKPGVPSDAREAGVVIERGGRG, encoded by the coding sequence ATGGACATTATTTTTATCCGCGAACTGCGCATAGAAACGCTCATCGGCGTTCATCCCTGGGAACGCCAGGCCCGCCGGAACCTGCTGCTGGATCTGGAACTGGGCACCGATATCCGCCCAGCGGCCGAAAGCGACCGGCTCGCCGATACGCTCGACTACCAGGCCATGGCACAACGGATTGCCGCGCTCGCGGCCGCCAGCGACTTCCAGTTGCTGGAAACTTTGGCCGAGCGCATCGCGGAGTTGTTGCTGCGGGAATTCGCCGCGCCCTGGCTGCGCTTGACCCTGCGCAAGCCCGGCGTGCCGTCCGATGCCCGCGAGGCTGGCGTCGTCATCGAACGCGGCGGTCGGGGCTGA
- the folK gene encoding 2-amino-4-hydroxy-6-hydroxymethyldihydropteridine diphosphokinase, translating to MVQVYVGVGSNIEPERHIRSGLAALRRRFGPLTLSTIYASAAVGFVGDDFLNLVAGFETEWTVHEVLAGLRAIEVTHQRHGGGPKLAPRALDLDLLLYGDLVWREAETHIPRDEIVRHAFVLRPLAEVAGDRRHPLLGSTFAELWAAHDQSRETLTPVMLALDR from the coding sequence ATGGTCCAGGTTTACGTCGGTGTCGGCAGCAACATCGAACCGGAACGACACATCCGCTCCGGGCTGGCCGCGCTGCGGCGGCGTTTCGGCCCCTTGACCCTGTCCACCATCTACGCCAGCGCGGCGGTCGGTTTCGTCGGCGACGACTTTCTCAACCTGGTGGCGGGTTTCGAAACCGAATGGACGGTACATGAGGTCCTTGCCGGTCTGCGGGCGATCGAGGTCACCCACCAGCGGCACGGTGGTGGTCCAAAACTCGCGCCGCGGGCACTGGATCTGGATTTGCTGCTCTACGGCGATCTGGTGTGGCGTGAGGCGGAAACTCATATCCCTCGCGACGAGATCGTCCGCCACGCCTTCGTGCTGCGACCGTTGGCCGAGGTGGCCGGCGACCGTCGCCATCCACTGTTGGGGTCCACCTTCGCCGAACTATGGGCCGCCCACGATCAGTCGCGGGAAACGCTCACGCCGGTGATGCTGGCGCTGGATCGCTAA
- the fabA gene encoding 3-hydroxyacyl-[acyl-carrier-protein] dehydratase FabA, whose product MNKESSYTREELLACARGELFGPGNAQLPLPNMLMVDRIVHIGAEGGQYGKGEIVAELDIDPELWFFGCHFIGDPVMPGCLGLDAMWQLVGFFLGWMGGQGRGRALGCGEVKFTGQVRPEARKLTYHIHMRRVILRKLVMGIADATLDVDGRTIYFGKDLRVGLFTSTDGF is encoded by the coding sequence GTGAACAAAGAATCCAGCTACACTCGCGAGGAATTGCTCGCCTGCGCCCGCGGCGAATTGTTTGGCCCCGGCAACGCTCAATTACCGTTACCGAACATGCTGATGGTTGACCGTATCGTCCACATCGGCGCCGAGGGTGGTCAGTACGGCAAAGGCGAAATCGTCGCGGAATTGGACATTGATCCCGAGCTGTGGTTTTTCGGCTGCCATTTTATCGGCGATCCGGTGATGCCGGGTTGCCTGGGACTGGACGCCATGTGGCAACTGGTGGGATTTTTCCTGGGATGGATGGGCGGCCAGGGGCGGGGGCGGGCGCTCGGTTGCGGTGAGGTCAAATTCACCGGCCAAGTGCGTCCCGAAGCCAGGAAATTGACTTATCACATTCACATGCGGCGGGTCATTCTGCGTAAACTGGTCATGGGCATCGCCGACGCGACCCTGGACGTCGACGGCCGGACCATTTACTTCGGGAAAGACCTGCGGGTCGGACTTTTTACCTCGACCGACGGCTTTTGA